One window of Chryseobacterium sp. JJR-5R genomic DNA carries:
- a CDS encoding beta-N-acetylhexosaminidase has translation MSNTFFSQHRLNLIPYPQKVELQTGEFVIPEIMSLDKALPKEETEYFKKKSNLILKFQNSGKPSAHLVYSQLTDSKNSKQNDEFYSLEITSRQISIQSYTKQGYFLALQTLIQLFEEFKESKKIPAMKIEDEPRFAWRGMHLDVCRHFFTVNEVKQYIDYLAMYKLNTFHWHLTDDQGWRIEIKKYPKLTQIGSKRKESMIGAYVDDTYDGKPYGPFFYTQEQIKEVVKYAQERHINVVPEIEMPGHALAALSAYPKLACTKGPFEPATKWGVFDDVFCPKEETFTFLENVLDEVMALFPSPYIHIGGDECPKTRWKECAHCQALIKKYNLKDEHGLQSYFIQRIEKYVNSKGRKIIGWDEILEGGLAPNAAVMSWTGIKGGVEAAKSAHFAVMTPGSYCYFDHYQGDPQTEPNAFGGFTPLDKVYSYHPVPEELNAAQSEYILGVQANLWTEYILDFKQVQYMIFPRLFALSEVGWGTSKPENYKEFENRAVQHFKILDKLNINYAKSIYNISGKVIPDHKGVSYELSTSQNPDGIKFTIDGSNPVSNSATYQDPIPVLKAITIKSAYFENGELKSAVSSQDFSPSKTTGKKIILEHQPGENYAFGGAFTLVDGITGNVKQLGKTWLGFQGKDVVATIDFGQNMPFSEVYFNTLDNKGSWIHLAKSATVSLSDDGKNFKIIKEIGREEIVSAKGKINLKVGNQNSKYIRVKIENAGIIPAGNPGADSKAWLFVDEIGAK, from the coding sequence TTGTCAAATACATTTTTTTCCCAGCACCGGTTAAATTTAATTCCTTATCCGCAGAAAGTTGAGCTTCAAACGGGAGAATTTGTTATTCCTGAAATAATGTCCCTGGATAAGGCGCTTCCAAAAGAAGAAACCGAATACTTTAAAAAGAAATCGAATTTAATCTTGAAATTTCAAAATTCCGGAAAGCCAAGCGCACATCTGGTATATTCCCAATTGACAGACTCAAAAAACTCAAAGCAGAATGACGAGTTTTATTCCCTGGAAATTACTTCCAGACAAATTTCAATTCAATCCTATACAAAGCAGGGTTATTTTCTGGCGCTTCAAACATTAATTCAGTTATTTGAAGAATTTAAAGAAAGCAAAAAGATCCCGGCCATGAAAATTGAGGATGAGCCGAGGTTTGCATGGAGGGGGATGCATCTTGATGTCTGCCGCCATTTTTTTACGGTGAACGAAGTAAAGCAATATATCGATTATCTGGCCATGTATAAGCTCAATACGTTTCACTGGCACTTAACCGATGACCAGGGTTGGAGAATCGAAATCAAAAAATATCCGAAACTGACACAGATCGGTTCAAAACGCAAAGAATCCATGATTGGAGCGTATGTTGACGATACCTATGACGGAAAACCGTACGGGCCGTTTTTTTACACACAGGAACAGATTAAAGAAGTGGTAAAATATGCTCAGGAAAGGCATATTAATGTAGTTCCGGAAATAGAAATGCCCGGCCACGCACTGGCTGCCTTATCGGCATATCCGAAACTGGCCTGTACCAAAGGGCCTTTTGAGCCGGCTACGAAATGGGGCGTTTTTGATGATGTCTTCTGCCCGAAAGAAGAAACATTTACATTTTTGGAAAATGTACTGGATGAAGTGATGGCGCTTTTTCCTTCACCATATATTCACATCGGCGGCGATGAATGCCCGAAAACAAGATGGAAAGAATGTGCACATTGCCAGGCTTTGATTAAAAAATATAACCTCAAAGATGAGCATGGCTTGCAAAGTTATTTTATTCAGAGAATTGAAAAATATGTAAACAGCAAAGGCAGGAAAATCATCGGCTGGGATGAAATTCTGGAAGGCGGATTGGCTCCGAATGCGGCTGTGATGAGCTGGACCGGGATCAAAGGAGGAGTGGAAGCTGCCAAATCAGCTCATTTTGCGGTGATGACTCCGGGTTCCTACTGTTATTTTGACCATTATCAGGGCGATCCGCAGACGGAACCTAATGCTTTCGGAGGTTTTACGCCTCTGGATAAAGTATACTCTTACCATCCTGTTCCTGAAGAGCTGAATGCTGCACAATCCGAATACATCCTGGGTGTACAAGCTAATTTATGGACAGAATATATCCTTGATTTTAAACAGGTTCAATACATGATTTTCCCAAGGTTATTTGCACTTTCCGAAGTAGGCTGGGGGACTTCTAAACCGGAAAATTACAAGGAATTTGAAAACAGGGCGGTTCAGCATTTTAAAATTTTAGATAAACTGAATATTAACTATGCGAAAAGCATCTACAATATTTCCGGAAAGGTAATTCCTGATCATAAGGGTGTTTCTTATGAACTTTCAACATCGCAGAATCCGGACGGCATTAAATTTACGATTGATGGAAGCAATCCGGTATCAAATTCAGCAACCTATCAGGATCCGATACCGGTTTTAAAAGCGATAACCATAAAATCTGCTTATTTTGAAAATGGAGAACTAAAATCTGCTGTTTCTTCCCAGGATTTTTCCCCTTCAAAAACAACTGGGAAAAAGATCATTTTAGAACATCAGCCCGGAGAAAATTATGCTTTTGGCGGCGCATTCACTTTAGTTGACGGAATTACCGGAAATGTAAAGCAACTGGGGAAAACCTGGCTGGGTTTTCAGGGGAAAGATGTGGTGGCAACCATCGATTTCGGACAGAACATGCCATTTTCAGAAGTGTATTTCAATACGCTGGATAATAAGGGAAGCTGGATCCATCTGGCAAAATCAGCGACGGTTTCTCTTTCGGATGATGGTAAAAACTTTAAAATAATCAAAGAAATCGGAAGAGAGGAAATTGTTTCGGCAAAAGGAAAAATCAATCTTAAAGTCGGAAATCAAAATTCTAAATATATCAGAGTCAAGATAGAAAATGCAGGGATTATTCCGGCAGGAAACCCGGGAGCAGATTCAAAAGCATGGTTGTTTGTGGATGAGATCGGAGCGAAATAA
- a CDS encoding copper homeostasis protein CutC, with protein sequence MSKIEIACFNPESAMVAFENGADRIELCDGLAEGGTTPDFETVKQLRRKISIPLFVMIRPRGGDFTYSDAEFEQMKNDLTQLKSLQVDGFVFGILDENDEVNTEQNKELAELAKPYPCTFHRAFDRAKDLENSLEKVIECGFTTILTSGQKSNVSEGKENLKKLVELSAGKIEILVGGGLRSTNIEDIRDFTKAEYFHSSAITDGGAFADADEVAALKHT encoded by the coding sequence ATGTCAAAAATAGAAATCGCCTGTTTCAACCCGGAATCTGCAATGGTTGCTTTTGAAAACGGTGCCGACAGAATAGAGCTCTGCGACGGATTAGCCGAAGGCGGAACAACGCCTGATTTTGAAACCGTGAAACAGCTCAGGCGAAAAATAAGCATTCCGCTTTTCGTGATGATCCGTCCCCGGGGCGGAGACTTTACCTATTCCGATGCCGAATTTGAACAGATGAAAAATGACCTGACCCAATTAAAATCTCTACAGGTCGATGGTTTTGTATTCGGGATTTTAGACGAGAATGATGAGGTAAACACGGAACAGAATAAAGAGCTGGCTGAACTTGCAAAACCTTATCCGTGTACGTTTCACCGGGCCTTTGACCGGGCCAAAGATTTAGAAAATTCTTTGGAAAAAGTAATTGAATGCGGTTTTACAACCATTCTCACATCCGGGCAGAAATCCAATGTTTCTGAAGGAAAAGAAAACCTGAAAAAACTGGTCGAATTATCTGCCGGAAAAATAGAAATCCTTGTCGGAGGAGGTCTGCGTTCCACAAATATTGAAGACATCAGGGATTTCACTAAAGCTGAATATTTCCATTCTTCTGCAATTACGGATGGCGGTGCTTTTGCGGATGCGGATGAGGTGGCTGCTTTGAAGCATACTTAA
- a CDS encoding DUF4197 domain-containing protein, with the protein MRKTIGLAAILLFSVSAQAQIFDAIKSKVKDRTGIDLNAPVKTTTNTGTSTATTTTTKTQNASGINFPVNTGSLTSTQISSGLKEALSLGVTEGVKKLGVTDGFLKNEAVKILMPEKLRKIDTTLRSIGLGSLADQGVKLLNRAAEDAVTEAAPIFTKAITSMTITDAKNILLGSDNSATNYLQGKTQSQLFTAFQPKVKASLGKVGADKVWSNLISKYNTFTGQAVTTDLNEYVTTETINGVFKMVAQKESGIRNTPAMRTTSILQKVFGAQDGK; encoded by the coding sequence ATGAGAAAAACGATTGGATTGGCAGCCATACTGCTGTTTTCAGTTTCTGCGCAGGCACAGATTTTCGATGCGATTAAATCTAAGGTAAAAGACAGAACCGGAATTGACCTGAATGCTCCGGTAAAAACAACAACAAACACCGGTACTTCCACGGCTACGACTACAACCACAAAAACTCAGAATGCTTCAGGGATAAATTTCCCTGTCAATACCGGCAGTCTGACTTCAACTCAAATTTCCTCAGGTTTAAAAGAAGCTTTAAGCCTCGGCGTAACAGAAGGCGTGAAAAAACTGGGTGTGACTGACGGTTTTTTAAAGAATGAAGCTGTAAAGATCCTGATGCCCGAAAAATTAAGAAAAATAGATACAACCCTCCGTTCGATCGGTTTGGGAAGCCTGGCAGACCAAGGCGTGAAATTACTGAACAGAGCTGCGGAAGACGCGGTAACAGAGGCGGCCCCGATCTTCACCAAAGCCATTACCTCAATGACGATTACGGATGCTAAGAATATCCTGCTGGGAAGCGATAATTCGGCTACGAACTATTTACAGGGGAAAACCCAAAGCCAGCTATTTACTGCTTTTCAGCCGAAAGTAAAAGCATCACTGGGAAAAGTAGGTGCAGATAAAGTATGGTCTAATTTAATTTCAAAATACAATACGTTTACAGGACAGGCGGTGACAACTGATCTTAATGAATATGTAACTACCGAAACCATTAACGGTGTTTTCAAGATGGTAGCCCAGAAAGAAAGCGGCATCAGAAATACGCCAGCCATGAGAACGACAAGTATTCTGCAGAAGGTTTTCGGGGCTCAGGATGGAAAATAG
- a CDS encoding CoA transferase subunit B, whose amino-acid sequence MLSKEDIAKRIAREVKDGYYVNLGIGIPTLVANYVPDNLSVEFQSENGVLGMGPFPFEGQEDADVINAGKQTITILPGGSFFDSAFSFGMIRSQKVDLTILGAMEVSENGDIANWKIPGKMVKGMGGAMDLVASAENIIVAMMHVNKAGESKILKKCTLPLTGISCVKKIVTELAVLDVTPAGFRLVERAPGVSVEHIIKSTEADLIIDGEIPEMQF is encoded by the coding sequence ATGTTAAGTAAAGAAGATATAGCAAAACGTATTGCCAGAGAAGTTAAAGACGGATATTACGTAAACCTGGGAATCGGAATTCCTACTTTGGTCGCCAATTATGTTCCGGACAATCTTTCCGTAGAATTTCAGAGTGAAAACGGAGTTCTGGGAATGGGGCCTTTCCCTTTTGAAGGACAGGAAGATGCAGATGTCATCAATGCCGGGAAACAGACCATCACCATCCTGCCGGGAGGTTCATTTTTTGACTCCGCATTCAGTTTCGGGATGATCCGCAGCCAGAAGGTAGATCTTACCATTCTCGGAGCCATGGAAGTTTCAGAAAACGGAGACATTGCCAACTGGAAAATCCCCGGAAAAATGGTGAAAGGAATGGGAGGTGCGATGGACCTGGTGGCTTCGGCCGAAAATATTATCGTGGCCATGATGCACGTCAACAAAGCCGGGGAAAGCAAGATCCTTAAAAAATGTACGCTTCCTTTAACCGGAATCAGCTGTGTTAAAAAGATCGTTACCGAATTAGCCGTTTTGGACGTTACACCAGCCGGTTTCAGGCTTGTGGAACGGGCACCCGGCGTTTCCGTGGAGCACATTATAAAATCTACGGAAGCAGACCTGATCATTGATGGTGAAATTCCTGAAATGCAGTTTTAA
- a CDS encoding AEC family transporter → MVNFVLIAVCIIAGMVFKATKSIHPDAHKGINTWILYLALPAVSFKYLPKLHWTSEMLFPIIATFLTSVFCFFFMMFYSRSKGYSRRSRSTLELVSGYSNTSFLGFPLVSAFYGESLLSIAVICDQTMFFSLSTLGIIAAIKGGSKSGKVSARLILKRLLTFPPLMGCIAALILSQFIDFTWAEPFFDKLAATVSPLALFSVGLQLKFNGWKKLIPQMSVSMLYKLILAPAVTLLLALLFGIKGNIARITIFESAMPAVLTSSIIAEQFRLNTKLANLTIGFSIVAGLFTSAFWYQIIKVLF, encoded by the coding sequence ATGGTAAATTTTGTTCTGATCGCAGTATGCATTATCGCAGGGATGGTTTTCAAAGCAACAAAATCCATCCATCCTGATGCGCACAAAGGCATCAATACATGGATCCTCTACCTCGCGTTGCCTGCCGTTTCGTTCAAATATTTACCGAAGCTTCACTGGACCAGTGAAATGCTTTTTCCGATCATCGCCACTTTCCTGACTTCGGTTTTCTGTTTTTTCTTTATGATGTTTTACAGCAGGAGCAAAGGCTATTCCAGGCGGTCGAGAAGTACGCTGGAGTTGGTAAGCGGTTACAGCAACACGTCATTTCTGGGCTTTCCGCTCGTTTCCGCGTTTTATGGCGAGAGCCTTTTGAGCATTGCGGTCATCTGTGACCAGACCATGTTTTTCTCCCTTTCCACGTTGGGGATCATAGCCGCGATAAAGGGCGGAAGCAAATCAGGCAAAGTAAGCGCACGGCTGATCTTAAAACGGCTGCTTACCTTTCCGCCGTTGATGGGATGTATCGCCGCATTGATTTTATCCCAGTTTATCGATTTCACCTGGGCAGAACCATTCTTTGATAAACTGGCAGCCACCGTAAGCCCGCTGGCTCTGTTTTCGGTCGGATTACAGCTGAAATTCAACGGCTGGAAAAAATTAATCCCGCAAATGTCCGTTTCAATGCTGTACAAATTAATTTTAGCGCCCGCCGTTACTTTGTTGCTTGCCTTGCTTTTCGGCATAAAAGGGAATATTGCCAGAATCACTATTTTTGAATCGGCAATGCCGGCCGTTTTAACGTCAAGCATCATTGCAGAACAGTTCAGGTTGAATACCAAACTGGCCAATTTAACCATCGGATTCAGTATCGTTGCCGGACTGTTTACTTCCGCATTCTGGTATCAGATTATTAAAGTCCTGTTCTGA
- a CDS encoding beta-mannosidase, with amino-acid sequence MFNKYFILFISLLSFTIKSQTSVRNLNQEKWQFKNAKETSWQAATVPGTVHLDLLDHQVIPDPYKDENEKNVQWVENEDWDYQASFKISPEELENQNVDLVFNGLDTFSEIYLNGKRLKKTDNMFRKWEIPVKQYLKTGDNVLQVKFRSSVNAGKELAKKVPFTMPESPRSFARKAQYQFGWDWGPRLVTAGIWKDVQLNFWNRAKIKNVRIEQKTVTGKPAELQIHTEIIAQRAGKYSISVNKNIQNISLKQGANTVSVPYQIKNPKLWQPNGWGEPKLYDLKIALYKDSEIISDVTEKIGLRTVELVQEKDAEGKSFYFKVNGKPLYAKGTNWIPSDSFTPRITKEKYRKLIRDCKEANMNMIRVWGGGIYEDEEFYRACDENGILVWQDFMFAGSFYPSDEDFLNNVKEEVKDQVKRLQNHASIALWCGNNEIDEAIVNWGYQKQFKYSREDSLQVWKDYKKLFHEFIPQTLDEVAGKGQAIYWPSSPSIGWGHKESLTEGDSHYWGVWWGEQPFEIYNEKVPRFASEYGFQGMPGLEAVKSMFSGKPDLSLENPTIKAHEKNSRGFQIIDEYMKRDYTVPKDFVKYNYVSQLLQARGMQTAIEAHRRAKPYNMGTLYWQLNDCWPVISWSSVDYLGNWKALHYQVKRSFEGQVVLTEEKGGMLNFYGINDDFMKFNEVYVNFDIIKFNGEKLGSAGTAEGKGLNDNGIVKFDPFSLEEIIGSSDRNEVFLNIHMKDKNQKIIARSTHFFAKPKDLKLTKPNLKIRKISSTEIEISTDVLAKDVYLIGDVHFSDNFFDLLPKMSKRIILSKPLGKIEVMSLWDTMNE; translated from the coding sequence ATGTTTAATAAATATTTCATCTTGTTCATTTCCTTACTAAGTTTTACAATCAAAAGTCAAACTTCTGTCAGAAATTTAAATCAGGAAAAATGGCAATTTAAAAATGCAAAAGAAACTTCCTGGCAGGCTGCCACGGTACCCGGAACGGTTCATCTTGATCTGCTGGATCATCAAGTAATTCCAGATCCTTATAAAGATGAAAATGAGAAAAACGTCCAGTGGGTAGAAAATGAAGATTGGGATTATCAGGCTTCATTTAAAATTTCACCAGAAGAGCTTGAAAATCAGAATGTTGATCTGGTGTTTAACGGATTGGATACGTTTTCTGAAATTTATCTGAATGGAAAACGGTTGAAGAAAACGGATAACATGTTCAGAAAATGGGAAATTCCGGTGAAGCAGTATTTAAAAACTGGGGATAATGTACTGCAGGTTAAATTCAGGTCTTCGGTAAATGCCGGAAAAGAATTAGCGAAAAAAGTCCCGTTTACAATGCCGGAATCTCCGCGAAGCTTTGCCAGGAAAGCACAATACCAGTTCGGATGGGATTGGGGTCCCAGACTGGTAACAGCCGGAATCTGGAAAGACGTACAGCTGAATTTCTGGAACCGCGCTAAAATAAAAAACGTAAGGATAGAGCAGAAAACAGTAACCGGCAAACCGGCAGAATTACAGATCCACACTGAAATTATTGCTCAGCGGGCCGGGAAATACAGTATTTCAGTAAACAAAAATATTCAGAATATTTCTTTAAAACAGGGAGCAAATACAGTTTCAGTCCCTTATCAGATCAAGAACCCGAAACTCTGGCAGCCTAACGGATGGGGTGAACCGAAGTTATATGATTTAAAAATTGCTTTATATAAAGACTCTGAAATTATAAGTGATGTAACGGAAAAAATCGGTTTAAGAACCGTTGAGCTTGTTCAGGAAAAAGATGCGGAGGGCAAATCTTTCTATTTTAAAGTCAATGGTAAACCGTTGTATGCAAAAGGAACCAACTGGATTCCTTCCGACAGTTTTACCCCAAGAATTACAAAAGAAAAATACAGGAAGCTGATCAGAGACTGCAAAGAGGCCAATATGAACATGATCCGTGTGTGGGGCGGCGGCATTTACGAGGACGAAGAATTCTACAGAGCCTGCGACGAAAACGGGATTCTGGTCTGGCAGGACTTTATGTTTGCAGGCAGTTTTTATCCGTCTGATGAAGATTTTCTCAACAATGTAAAAGAGGAAGTCAAAGACCAGGTCAAGAGGCTTCAGAACCATGCATCCATCGCGTTGTGGTGCGGGAACAATGAAATTGACGAAGCCATCGTCAACTGGGGCTACCAGAAGCAGTTCAAATATTCCAGGGAAGATTCATTACAGGTCTGGAAAGATTATAAAAAGCTCTTTCATGAATTTATTCCCCAAACACTTGATGAAGTTGCCGGAAAAGGTCAGGCGATCTATTGGCCGAGTTCGCCGTCAATCGGGTGGGGCCATAAAGAAAGCTTAACCGAAGGGGATTCTCATTATTGGGGCGTCTGGTGGGGCGAGCAGCCGTTTGAAATCTACAATGAAAAAGTTCCGAGATTTGCTTCGGAATACGGCTTTCAGGGAATGCCGGGCCTTGAAGCCGTAAAATCCATGTTTTCGGGAAAACCGGACTTAAGTCTGGAAAATCCAACCATAAAGGCACACGAGAAAAATTCCCGGGGCTTTCAGATTATTGATGAATACATGAAACGTGATTATACCGTTCCTAAAGATTTTGTGAAATATAATTACGTATCTCAGTTGCTGCAGGCCCGTGGGATGCAGACAGCCATTGAAGCGCACCGCCGTGCAAAACCGTACAATATGGGAACTTTATACTGGCAGCTGAATGACTGCTGGCCGGTGATTTCCTGGTCATCGGTTGATTATCTGGGCAACTGGAAAGCACTGCATTACCAGGTTAAGAGAAGCTTTGAAGGCCAGGTAGTTTTAACGGAAGAGAAAGGCGGAATGCTGAATTTTTACGGAATTAATGATGATTTCATGAAGTTTAATGAAGTCTATGTGAATTTCGATATTATTAAATTCAACGGTGAAAAATTAGGTTCGGCAGGAACTGCGGAAGGTAAAGGTTTAAATGATAACGGTATCGTAAAGTTTGATCCGTTTTCACTTGAGGAGATCATCGGGAGTTCAGACAGGAATGAGGTTTTTCTCAATATTCACATGAAGGACAAAAACCAGAAAATTATTGCCCGGAGTACCCATTTCTTTGCAAAACCGAAAGATTTAAAACTTACCAAACCCAATCTTAAAATCAGGAAAATTTCTTCCACGGAAATCGAAATTTCCACCGATGTCCTGGCAAAAGATGTTTATCTGATTGGAGATGTACATTTCAGCGACAATTTTTTTGATTTGCTCCCGAAAATGTCAAAGCGAATTATCCTGTCAAAACCTCTGGGAAAAATTGAGGTAATGAGCCTCTGGGATACGATGAATGAGTAA
- a CDS encoding N(4)-(beta-N-acetylglucosaminyl)-L-asparaginase, translated as MSSRRKFIKTTGILSSALLLNPLDLFAENSPQHNTAVNKPVVLSTWDFGLRANEEAWTILGKGGRSMDAVEKGVRLIELDPNERSVGYGGRPDRDGRVTLDACIMDENYNIGSVAGLENIKNPVSVARAVMEKTPHVMLVGDGALQFALSQGFKKENLLTPESEKEWREWLKDSKYKPIVNIENHDTIGMIAMDAQGNLSGACTTSGMAFKMHGRVGDSPIIGAGLFVDNEVGAATATGHGEEVIRMVGTHLVVELMRQGRHPQEACKEAVERIVKITKTRNKNLKDIQVGFIAINKKGEYGSYCMQDGFNFAVHDRKGNRLEKPEFALK; from the coding sequence ATGTCTTCAAGAAGAAAATTTATAAAAACAACAGGGATATTGTCATCCGCACTCCTTTTAAACCCCTTGGATCTGTTCGCTGAAAACAGTCCTCAGCATAATACAGCGGTCAATAAGCCTGTCGTTCTTTCTACCTGGGATTTCGGTTTGCGGGCTAATGAAGAAGCGTGGACTATCTTAGGAAAAGGCGGAAGGTCTATGGATGCCGTTGAAAAAGGGGTACGCTTGATAGAGCTTGATCCGAATGAGAGAAGTGTCGGTTATGGCGGACGTCCGGACAGAGACGGCAGAGTGACGCTGGATGCCTGCATCATGGACGAAAATTATAACATCGGTTCGGTAGCCGGCCTGGAAAATATCAAGAACCCGGTTTCTGTAGCAAGAGCCGTGATGGAAAAAACGCCCCACGTTATGCTCGTAGGCGACGGTGCTCTGCAGTTTGCCCTTTCACAAGGCTTTAAAAAAGAAAACCTCCTGACGCCTGAATCTGAAAAAGAATGGAGAGAATGGCTGAAAGACAGCAAATACAAACCTATTGTAAACATTGAAAATCATGATACCATCGGGATGATTGCTATGGATGCACAGGGCAACCTTTCGGGAGCCTGTACCACGAGCGGAATGGCTTTCAAAATGCACGGAAGGGTAGGTGATTCGCCGATTATCGGAGCCGGATTGTTTGTTGATAATGAAGTAGGCGCAGCAACCGCAACCGGCCACGGTGAAGAAGTAATCCGGATGGTGGGAACTCATCTCGTAGTGGAACTGATGAGGCAGGGCAGGCATCCGCAGGAGGCCTGCAAAGAAGCAGTGGAAAGGATTGTGAAAATTACCAAAACAAGGAATAAAAACCTGAAAGATATCCAGGTCGGCTTTATTGCCATCAATAAAAAAGGGGAATACGGTTCGTACTGTATGCAGGACGGATTTAATTTTGCGGTCCATGACCGGAAAGGAAACCGGCTGGAAAAACCTGAATTCGCACTGAAATAA
- a CDS encoding CoA transferase subunit A, giving the protein MIDKRVKNAKEAIAGITDGMTLMLGGFGLCGIPENSINALVESDVKDLTCISNNAGVDDFGLGLLLHKRQIKKMISSYVGENAEFERQMLSGELEVELTPQGTLAEKCRAAQAGIPAFYTPAGFGTEVAEGKEVKDFDGKPHILEHAFKADYSIVKAWKGDHAGNLIFKGSARNFNHPMAGAGKITIAEVEELVEPGELDPNQVHIPGIMIQRIFQGEKFEKRIEQRTVRKEG; this is encoded by the coding sequence ATGATAGATAAAAGAGTAAAAAATGCAAAGGAAGCCATCGCCGGAATTACGGATGGAATGACGCTGATGCTGGGCGGATTCGGGCTTTGCGGGATTCCTGAAAATTCAATTAACGCTTTGGTAGAGAGCGATGTAAAAGACCTTACCTGTATTTCAAACAATGCAGGCGTTGATGATTTCGGCCTGGGGCTGTTGCTTCATAAAAGACAGATTAAAAAAATGATCTCTTCCTATGTAGGCGAAAATGCAGAGTTTGAAAGACAGATGCTTTCCGGTGAACTGGAAGTGGAACTGACCCCGCAGGGTACCCTGGCGGAAAAATGCAGGGCAGCACAGGCAGGCATTCCGGCCTTTTATACCCCGGCCGGTTTCGGGACGGAAGTGGCGGAAGGCAAGGAAGTAAAAGATTTCGACGGCAAGCCGCATATTCTTGAACATGCGTTTAAAGCAGACTATTCTATTGTAAAAGCCTGGAAAGGCGACCATGCCGGAAACCTTATTTTTAAAGGGTCGGCAAGGAATTTCAACCATCCGATGGCTGGTGCCGGAAAGATTACCATTGCTGAAGTGGAAGAACTGGTAGAGCCGGGGGAACTGGATCCCAATCAGGTTCACATTCCGGGAATTATGATCCAGAGGATTTTCCAGGGTGAAAAATTTGAAAAAAGAATTGAACAGCGCACCGTCCGGAAAGAAGGATAA